One window from the genome of Halostella litorea encodes:
- a CDS encoding SDR family oxidoreductase: MDLGLDGRTALVTGGAGRIGSVDCEVLAREGAEVAVVDVDGDSAEVVAEGIRDDGGDAFAVECDLTDRDEVAAAVEGVRERTGGVDVLVNNAGIVDTVARVGDFDDEKWDRDLEVNLTSAYNVTTEVFPAMCDRGWGRVINMASIAGVGGNFAQLSYATTKAGMTGFGKTLALEGAKHGVTSNVLAPSIVVGALADLSPEELEAFEPQYERVRQATPMKKLGREEDVANLVAYLASDLAGYVTGQVIGVTGGADLFSY; the protein is encoded by the coding sequence ATGGATCTCGGACTTGACGGTCGGACCGCGCTGGTGACGGGCGGCGCCGGCCGCATCGGGAGCGTGGACTGCGAGGTGCTCGCCCGCGAGGGCGCGGAGGTCGCCGTGGTGGACGTCGACGGCGACTCGGCGGAGGTTGTCGCAGAGGGGATCCGCGACGACGGCGGCGACGCGTTCGCGGTCGAGTGCGACCTGACGGACCGCGACGAGGTGGCCGCGGCGGTCGAGGGGGTCCGCGAACGGACCGGGGGCGTCGACGTGCTGGTGAACAACGCCGGCATCGTCGACACCGTCGCCCGCGTGGGCGACTTCGACGACGAGAAGTGGGACCGCGACCTCGAGGTGAACCTCACGAGCGCGTACAACGTGACGACGGAGGTGTTCCCGGCGATGTGCGACCGCGGCTGGGGTCGGGTGATCAACATGGCGAGCATCGCGGGCGTCGGCGGCAACTTCGCGCAGCTGTCGTACGCGACGACGAAGGCCGGGATGACCGGCTTCGGCAAGACGCTGGCGCTGGAGGGCGCGAAACACGGCGTCACGTCGAACGTGCTCGCGCCGAGCATCGTCGTCGGCGCGCTCGCGGACCTCTCGCCGGAGGAGCTGGAGGCGTTCGAGCCCCAGTACGAGCGCGTCCGGCAGGCGACGCCGATGAAGAAGCTGGGGCGCGAGGAGGACGTCGCGAACCTCGTCGCGTACCTCGCCAGCGACCTGGCGGGCTACGTGACGGGACAGGTGATCGGCGTCACCGGCGGTGCCGACCTGTTCTCCTACTGA
- a CDS encoding MTH865 family protein, translating to MADEDDLRQQMIDAFEGADYPISSPMDLVPALPDGPGTKFESGDFSMTAMELNTKLPGGDFPYDSAEAFVDDVIEQLKDQDYL from the coding sequence ATGGCAGACGAAGATGACCTCCGGCAACAGATGATCGACGCGTTCGAAGGTGCCGACTACCCCATCTCCAGCCCGATGGACCTCGTCCCGGCGCTCCCCGACGGCCCCGGAACGAAGTTCGAGTCCGGCGACTTCTCGATGACGGCGATGGAGCTCAACACGAAGCTGCCCGGCGGCGACTTCCCGTACGACTCGGCGGAGGCGTTCGTCGACGACGTGATAGAGCAGCTCAAGGACCAGGACTACCTGTAG
- a CDS encoding acyl-CoA dehydrogenase family protein — protein sequence MDYHDPAAGREVADRTRAFVEEDVIPVERDLLGDGPVSAETVATLRERAREREVYAPQIPEEYGGLGLDFREALPVFEAAGRSLLGPAAIRAAAPDEGNMHTLEMVGTDEQKERWLRPLAEGEARSAFSMTEPLQGGGSDPKMIRTTAERDGDEWVINGHKWWTTQGTEADVLIVMARTDPDAHPYQGCSMFLVPADADGVEVVRDIPHVGGEVTGMSHAEIRYRDVRVPEANMLGAKNAGFAIAQRRLGPARLTHCMRYSGMAQRALEIAKAYTAERQAFGEALAEKESLRHRVADAETQLHAARTMVRHAARTIAEGGEGRVPVAMSKVFTANAVQHAVDEAIQLCGGNGIGKDLPLADFYENVRAFRIIDGADEVHRRVIARDAYDGVNEDAIEGITRYEG from the coding sequence ATGGACTACCACGACCCGGCGGCCGGCCGCGAGGTGGCCGACCGAACGCGCGCGTTCGTCGAGGAGGACGTGATCCCCGTCGAGCGGGACCTGCTCGGCGACGGGCCCGTCTCGGCGGAGACGGTGGCGACGCTCCGCGAGCGGGCCCGGGAGCGCGAGGTGTACGCCCCCCAGATCCCCGAGGAGTACGGCGGCCTCGGCCTGGACTTCCGCGAGGCCCTCCCCGTGTTCGAGGCGGCCGGGCGGAGCCTGCTCGGCCCGGCGGCGATCCGCGCGGCCGCCCCCGACGAGGGGAACATGCACACGCTGGAGATGGTCGGCACGGACGAACAGAAGGAGCGCTGGCTCCGCCCCCTCGCCGAGGGCGAGGCGCGGTCGGCGTTCTCGATGACCGAACCGCTTCAGGGCGGCGGCTCCGACCCGAAGATGATCCGGACGACCGCCGAGCGGGACGGCGACGAGTGGGTGATAAACGGCCACAAGTGGTGGACGACGCAGGGCACCGAGGCCGACGTGCTCATCGTGATGGCCCGCACGGACCCGGACGCCCACCCGTACCAGGGGTGTTCGATGTTCCTCGTGCCCGCGGACGCGGACGGGGTCGAGGTCGTTCGGGACATCCCCCACGTCGGCGGCGAGGTGACGGGGATGAGCCACGCCGAGATCCGGTACCGCGACGTCCGGGTCCCCGAGGCGAACATGCTCGGCGCGAAAAACGCCGGCTTCGCCATCGCCCAGCGGCGGCTCGGCCCGGCCCGGCTCACCCACTGCATGCGCTACAGCGGGATGGCCCAGCGCGCCCTGGAGATAGCGAAGGCGTACACCGCCGAGCGGCAGGCGTTCGGCGAGGCGCTCGCCGAGAAAGAGTCGCTGCGCCACCGCGTCGCCGACGCCGAGACGCAACTGCACGCCGCCCGGACGATGGTCCGCCACGCGGCCCGTACCATCGCCGAGGGCGGCGAAGGCCGCGTCCCGGTGGCGATGTCGAAGGTGTTCACGGCCAACGCCGTCCAGCACGCCGTCGACGAGGCGATCCAGCTCTGTGGCGGCAACGGCATCGGAAAGGACCTGCCGCTGGCGGACTTCTACGAGAACGTCCGCGCGTTCCGCATCATCGACGGGGCCGACGAGGTCCACCGTCGGGTGATCGCCCGCGACGCGTACGACGGCGTGAACGAGGACGCCATCGAGGGGATCACGCGGTACGAGGGCTGA
- a CDS encoding SIR2 family NAD-dependent protein deacylase, giving the protein MNDADVTALAEALAAADRAVALTGAGVSTASGIPDFRGDGGLWERYDESDFHVRRFLAEPSAFWRDWVDLHAEISGNAAPNAAHEALADLEAAGHVDAVVTQNVDGLHAAAGGERVVRLHGRGDRATCRRCDASVAAEAAVERVRDGEAPPRCDCGGLLKPDTVLFGERLPEAALSAAESHAAGCDAMLVAGTSLTVEPAASLPRRAAEGGATLAVVNAEPTRAADRAAHVFRGDVTEVLPAVADAVSD; this is encoded by the coding sequence ATGAACGACGCCGACGTGACTGCCCTCGCCGAGGCGCTGGCCGCCGCGGACCGCGCCGTCGCGCTCACCGGTGCCGGCGTCAGCACCGCCTCCGGGATCCCGGACTTCCGCGGCGACGGCGGCCTGTGGGAGCGCTACGACGAGAGCGACTTCCACGTCCGGCGCTTCCTCGCGGAGCCCAGCGCGTTCTGGCGGGACTGGGTCGACCTCCACGCCGAGATCTCCGGAAACGCCGCACCGAACGCCGCCCACGAGGCGCTGGCCGACCTAGAGGCCGCCGGCCACGTCGACGCTGTGGTCACGCAGAACGTCGACGGCCTGCACGCGGCGGCCGGGGGCGAGCGCGTGGTGCGACTCCACGGCCGGGGCGACCGCGCGACCTGCCGACGCTGCGACGCGTCGGTGGCGGCCGAGGCGGCGGTCGAGCGCGTCCGTGACGGCGAGGCCCCGCCGCGCTGCGACTGCGGCGGCCTCCTGAAGCCCGACACCGTCCTCTTCGGCGAGCGGTTGCCGGAAGCGGCGCTGTCGGCCGCGGAGAGCCACGCGGCCGGCTGCGACGCGATGCTCGTCGCGGGCACCTCGCTGACGGTCGAACCGGCGGCCAGCCTCCCGCGGCGGGCGGCCGAGGGCGGGGCGACGCTGGCGGTCGTCAACGCCGAACCGACGCGGGCCGCGGACCGCGCGGCCCACGTCTTCCGGGGGGACGTGACCGAGGTGTTGCCGGCGGTCGCCGACGCCGTGTCGGACTGA
- a CDS encoding FAD-binding and (Fe-S)-binding domain-containing protein yields MTASRGGPGTRADPSADDRAPYDYAGGSVDRPGLVDDLEGLVDGEVRFDEYSRQLYATDASAYERTPIGVVFPTRTDDVAAVMEYCAEREIPVLPRGGGTSLAGQTVNEAVVLDFTRHMDAVLDVDPDARRARVQPGTVLADLNADLEPHGLKFAPDPAWGDKSAIGGAVGNNSTGAHSLQYGKTDAYVEEAEVVLADGTVTTFGEVSRETIRERAGDGDVEARVYAEVDRILDEERDEIDARYPELKRNVSGYNLDKLVEGADDGTVNLAKLLAGSEGTLAVVTEVEVSLEPIPATKSLALLSYGSVVEAMEDVEPILEHDPAAVELVDDVLIDLARDTAEFEDVVAMLPEGTDSVLLVEFYADDEAEGREKVAGLLADRVPASDASAPDGAPATGAEARAVAALEAHDADDRARFWKLRKSGLPILLSRTTDEKHISFIEDCAIPPEHLPAYVAGFQEILEDHDTFASFYAHAGPGVLHIRPLVNTKSDMGAETMESIADDVTDLVVEFGGSVSGEHGDGRARTQWNRKLYGDELWSTFRDLKSAFDPDWLLNPGNVCGDHDMTEHFRYGDDYEFDAGFDPELNWENDQGFQGMAELCHGCGGCRGEQDTTGGVMCPTYRAEDEEILSTRGRANALRQAMSGDLPDEEQLSGEFADEVLDLCIGCKGCAKDCPSEVDMAKLKTEVTHERHQREGASLRDRAFANFDSLAALGSATAPVSNWLPKLPGARAVMEKAFGIARERSLPSFSRETLRDWFEARGGPAVSPGEAERTAVLLPDTYTNYTHPERGKAAVRVLEAAGVRVELAEATDSGRPAHSKGFLDAARDTAADVVAELAPEVDEGRDVVVVEPSDAVMLQSDYLDLLSGRDVDRVAENAYGVCEYLDAFGLDDALDADAAGALTYHGHCHQKATKKDHHAVGVLRRAGYDVDPLDSTCCGMAGTFGYEAEHYSMSQAIGSILFDQVVESDGDEVVAPGASCRTQLGDREGAGPPAHPVEKLAAALE; encoded by the coding sequence ATGACCGCCAGCCGCGGCGGCCCGGGCACGCGAGCCGACCCCAGCGCGGACGACCGTGCACCCTACGACTACGCGGGCGGGTCGGTCGACCGCCCCGGCCTCGTCGACGACCTGGAGGGCCTCGTCGACGGCGAGGTGCGGTTCGACGAGTACAGCCGCCAGCTGTACGCCACCGACGCCAGCGCGTACGAGCGCACCCCGATCGGCGTCGTCTTCCCGACGCGGACGGACGACGTGGCGGCGGTGATGGAGTACTGCGCCGAGCGGGAGATCCCCGTGCTCCCGCGGGGCGGCGGGACGAGCCTCGCGGGCCAGACCGTCAACGAGGCGGTCGTGCTCGACTTCACGCGGCACATGGACGCCGTCCTCGACGTGGACCCCGACGCGCGCCGGGCGCGGGTCCAGCCGGGGACCGTCCTCGCTGACCTCAACGCCGATCTGGAACCCCACGGTCTGAAGTTCGCGCCCGACCCCGCGTGGGGCGACAAGAGCGCCATCGGCGGCGCGGTCGGCAACAACTCGACCGGCGCACACTCCCTGCAGTACGGCAAGACCGACGCCTACGTCGAGGAGGCGGAGGTCGTCCTCGCGGACGGCACCGTGACAACGTTCGGCGAGGTGAGCCGCGAGACGATCCGCGAGCGCGCCGGCGACGGCGACGTGGAGGCGCGGGTGTACGCCGAGGTCGACCGGATACTCGACGAGGAGCGCGACGAGATAGACGCCCGCTACCCGGAGCTGAAGCGCAACGTCTCGGGGTACAACCTCGACAAGCTGGTCGAGGGGGCCGACGACGGGACGGTCAACCTCGCGAAGCTGCTGGCCGGGAGCGAGGGGACGCTTGCGGTCGTCACCGAGGTCGAGGTGTCGCTCGAACCGATCCCGGCGACGAAGTCGCTCGCCCTGCTGTCGTACGGCAGCGTCGTCGAGGCGATGGAGGACGTGGAGCCGATCCTCGAACACGACCCCGCGGCGGTCGAACTGGTCGACGACGTGCTCATCGACCTCGCCCGGGACACCGCTGAGTTCGAGGACGTCGTGGCGATGCTCCCGGAGGGGACCGACTCGGTCCTGCTCGTTGAGTTCTACGCCGACGACGAGGCCGAGGGCCGCGAGAAGGTGGCCGGGCTGCTCGCCGACCGCGTGCCGGCAAGCGACGCGTCGGCCCCCGACGGCGCGCCGGCGACCGGCGCAGAGGCCCGCGCCGTCGCCGCGCTGGAGGCCCACGACGCCGACGACCGAGCGCGGTTCTGGAAGCTCCGCAAGTCCGGCCTCCCAATCTTGCTGTCGCGGACGACCGACGAGAAGCACATCTCGTTCATCGAGGACTGTGCGATCCCGCCGGAGCACCTCCCGGCGTACGTCGCCGGCTTCCAGGAGATCCTGGAGGACCACGACACGTTCGCCAGCTTCTACGCCCACGCCGGCCCGGGCGTGCTCCACATCCGGCCGCTCGTCAACACCAAGTCCGACATGGGGGCCGAGACGATGGAGTCCATCGCGGACGACGTGACCGACCTCGTCGTCGAGTTCGGCGGCAGCGTCTCCGGCGAGCACGGCGACGGCCGCGCCCGCACCCAGTGGAACCGGAAACTGTACGGCGACGAGCTGTGGTCGACGTTCCGCGACCTCAAGTCGGCGTTCGACCCCGACTGGCTGCTCAACCCCGGGAACGTCTGCGGCGACCACGACATGACCGAGCACTTCCGGTACGGCGACGACTACGAGTTCGACGCCGGCTTCGACCCGGAACTGAACTGGGAGAACGACCAGGGGTTCCAGGGGATGGCCGAACTGTGCCACGGCTGTGGCGGCTGCCGCGGCGAGCAGGACACCACCGGCGGCGTGATGTGCCCGACGTACCGCGCCGAGGACGAGGAGATCCTGAGCACCCGCGGCCGGGCGAACGCGCTCCGGCAGGCGATGAGCGGCGACCTGCCCGACGAGGAGCAGCTATCGGGCGAGTTCGCCGACGAGGTGCTCGACCTCTGTATCGGCTGCAAGGGCTGTGCGAAGGACTGCCCGAGCGAGGTCGACATGGCGAAGCTGAAAACGGAGGTGACCCACGAGCGCCACCAGCGGGAGGGGGCGAGCCTCCGGGACCGCGCCTTCGCCAACTTCGACTCGCTGGCGGCCCTCGGGAGCGCGACCGCGCCCGTCTCGAACTGGCTGCCGAAGCTCCCCGGCGCGCGGGCCGTCATGGAGAAGGCGTTCGGGATCGCCCGCGAGCGCTCGCTGCCGTCGTTCAGCCGGGAGACGCTCCGGGACTGGTTCGAAGCCCGCGGCGGCCCCGCCGTCTCGCCGGGCGAGGCCGAGCGCACGGCGGTGCTCCTGCCCGACACGTACACGAACTACACTCACCCCGAGCGCGGGAAGGCGGCCGTCCGCGTGCTGGAGGCCGCGGGTGTCCGCGTGGAACTGGCCGAGGCGACCGACAGCGGCCGCCCGGCCCACTCGAAGGGCTTTCTCGACGCCGCCCGCGACACCGCCGCCGACGTGGTCGCCGAACTCGCGCCGGAGGTCGACGAGGGCCGGGACGTGGTCGTCGTCGAGCCGTCCGACGCCGTCATGCTCCAGTCCGACTACCTCGACCTGCTGTCGGGCCGGGACGTGGACCGAGTCGCCGAGAACGCCTACGGCGTCTGCGAGTATCTCGACGCGTTCGGGCTGGACGACGCGCTCGACGCGGACGCCGCGGGCGCGCTCACGTACCACGGCCACTGCCACCAGAAGGCGACGAAGAAGGACCACCACGCGGTCGGCGTCCTCCGCCGGGCCGGCTACGACGTGGACCCGCTCGACTCCACCTGCTGCGGGATGGCCGGTACGTTCGGCTACGAGGCCGAGCACTACTCGATGAGCCAGGCGATCGGCTCGATCCTGTTCGACCAGGTCGTCGAGAGCGACGGCGACGAGGTCGTCGCGCCCGGCGCGTCCTGCCGGACGCAACTGGGCGACCGGGAGGGCGCGGGGCCGCCGGCCCACCCCGTCGAGAAACTGGCCGCCGCGCTGGAGTAG
- a CDS encoding metal ABC transporter permease, which translates to MIDLVEMVGFRFMQRALVAGVCVAVVAPLVGSFLVHREMALIGDALAHTAFAGVAIGLFVGSALAVPVSPELAALVVAVLAALLIQAIAERTDAYGDVSMAIVLSGGFALGSVVISLDGGISVGIRQYLFGSLATVTEGNVRLLVALTVLVVAVVGATYRKLAYVTFDETAARVGGVDVGLYNRLLVVLTAVVVVGAMRIMGVVLVAAMLVVPVAAASTVARSFRQSVALAVVAAQVAVLVGVTVSYAHGTAAGGTIVLAAIAVYAAALAARALGSRLRTAAR; encoded by the coding sequence ATGATTGACCTGGTCGAGATGGTCGGTTTCCGGTTCATGCAGCGGGCGCTGGTGGCCGGGGTCTGCGTCGCCGTCGTCGCCCCGCTGGTCGGCAGCTTCCTCGTCCACCGCGAGATGGCGCTCATCGGCGACGCGCTCGCCCACACGGCGTTCGCGGGGGTGGCGATCGGGCTGTTCGTCGGCTCCGCGCTCGCCGTCCCGGTGTCGCCCGAACTGGCCGCGCTCGTCGTCGCCGTCCTCGCCGCCCTCCTGATCCAGGCCATCGCCGAGCGGACGGACGCGTACGGCGACGTGTCGATGGCGATAGTCCTCTCGGGCGGGTTCGCGCTCGGAAGCGTGGTGATCAGCCTCGACGGCGGCATCTCGGTGGGCATCCGCCAGTACCTGTTCGGAAGCCTCGCGACCGTCACGGAGGGCAACGTCCGGCTGCTGGTCGCCCTGACCGTCCTCGTCGTCGCCGTCGTCGGGGCCACGTACCGCAAACTGGCCTACGTCACGTTCGACGAAACCGCGGCGCGCGTCGGCGGGGTCGACGTGGGGCTGTACAACCGCCTGCTCGTCGTGCTGACCGCGGTGGTCGTCGTCGGCGCGATGCGGATCATGGGCGTCGTCCTCGTCGCCGCGATGCTGGTCGTCCCGGTGGCGGCCGCCTCGACGGTCGCCCGGAGCTTCCGGCAGTCGGTCGCGCTCGCGGTCGTCGCCGCGCAGGTCGCCGTGCTCGTCGGCGTCACCGTCTCCTACGCGCACGGCACCGCGGCCGGCGGGACGATAGTCCTCGCGGCGATCGCGGTGTACGCGGCCGCCCTCGCCGCCCGCGCGCTCGGCTCCCGCCTGCGGACCGCGGCCCGGTAA
- a CDS encoding metal ABC transporter ATP-binding protein: MTVVDVDGVTFGYGPRPAVEDVTLRVEAGEFLGLVGPNGSGKSTLVALLLGLRRPDAGSVELFGEPAHEFGDGERVGYVAQNAAGGDGGMPVTVREAVRMGRYPRVGFGRFRDADRAAVERAMDTVGVADLADRQLRRLSGGQRQRAYIARALAGDADLLVLDEPAVGVDAESRAAFYDLLADLNADGLTIVLVEHDIGVVTSHATSVACVNCSLEYHGDPADFVESDALSRAYGANRQLLRHDHD, from the coding sequence ATGACGGTCGTCGACGTCGACGGGGTGACGTTCGGCTACGGCCCACGGCCGGCCGTCGAGGACGTGACGCTGCGCGTGGAGGCCGGGGAGTTCCTCGGCCTCGTCGGGCCGAACGGCTCCGGCAAGAGCACGCTCGTCGCGCTGCTACTCGGGCTCCGCCGCCCGGACGCCGGCTCGGTCGAACTGTTCGGCGAGCCGGCCCACGAGTTCGGCGACGGCGAGCGCGTCGGCTACGTCGCGCAGAACGCGGCCGGCGGCGACGGCGGGATGCCGGTCACCGTCCGCGAGGCGGTGCGCATGGGCCGGTACCCGCGCGTCGGGTTCGGCCGGTTCCGCGACGCCGACCGCGCGGCCGTCGAGCGGGCGATGGACACCGTCGGCGTGGCCGACCTCGCGGACCGACAGCTGCGGCGGCTCTCGGGCGGGCAGCGCCAGCGGGCGTACATCGCCCGCGCGCTTGCCGGCGACGCGGACCTGCTCGTGCTGGACGAGCCGGCGGTCGGCGTCGACGCGGAGTCGCGGGCGGCGTTCTACGACCTGCTCGCCGACCTCAACGCCGACGGGCTCACCATCGTGCTGGTCGAGCACGACATCGGCGTCGTGACGAGCCACGCCACGAGCGTCGCCTGCGTCAACTGCTCGCTGGAGTACCACGGCGACCCTGCGGACTTCGTCGAGAGCGACGCGCTGTCGCGGGCGTACGGCGCGAACCGGCAACTGCTCCGTCACGACCATGATTGA
- a CDS encoding metal ABC transporter substrate-binding protein produces MNGLTRRGMLATGAGTLAAAVAGCLGGVSGDDGGTTAEASFFVLGDFAAEVAGDAADAETLVPVGQHGHGWEPSGQLQRNVLTADAFVYMGEGFQPWADDVVANVERDDEDVEVVAARRDVDHLPPDGSHDGHDDRDEHDGENHDDGHDGDDHGDGSEDHDDGGHDHGDADPHFWLDPTRAATAVGTIADGFAAVDPDNESAYRDNAAAYRDRLAALDDEFEAALSSASRDAVLVAGHNSFQYMGRRYGFEVHALTSVSPDDSPSQRDIGAAQEIIERHGIDHVLAPTFEADRAAELLVEDTDASEVLPITPIPGRTEAWADEGWGYVEVQEHVNLPSLRTALGAE; encoded by the coding sequence ATGAACGGACTGACTCGACGCGGGATGCTCGCGACCGGCGCTGGAACGCTTGCGGCGGCCGTCGCCGGCTGTCTCGGCGGCGTCTCGGGCGACGACGGCGGCACGACGGCGGAGGCCTCGTTTTTCGTGCTCGGGGACTTCGCGGCGGAAGTGGCGGGCGACGCCGCCGACGCCGAGACGCTGGTGCCGGTCGGCCAGCACGGTCACGGCTGGGAGCCGTCCGGCCAGCTCCAGCGAAACGTGCTGACCGCCGATGCCTTCGTCTACATGGGCGAGGGGTTCCAGCCGTGGGCCGACGACGTCGTCGCGAACGTCGAGCGCGACGACGAGGACGTCGAAGTCGTCGCCGCGCGGCGCGACGTCGACCACCTGCCGCCGGACGGGAGCCACGACGGACACGACGACCGCGACGAGCACGACGGGGAGAACCACGACGACGGCCACGACGGCGACGACCACGGGGACGGGAGCGAGGATCACGACGACGGCGGGCACGACCACGGGGACGCCGACCCCCACTTCTGGCTCGACCCGACGCGCGCGGCGACGGCCGTCGGGACGATCGCCGACGGGTTCGCGGCGGTCGACCCCGACAACGAGTCCGCCTACCGGGACAACGCCGCGGCGTACCGGGACCGGCTGGCGGCGCTCGACGACGAGTTCGAGGCCGCCCTGTCGTCCGCGTCGCGGGACGCCGTGCTCGTGGCCGGGCACAACTCCTTCCAGTACATGGGCCGCCGGTACGGCTTCGAGGTCCACGCGCTGACGTCCGTCTCGCCGGACGACTCCCCCTCCCAGCGGGACATCGGGGCGGCACAGGAAATCATCGAGCGCCACGGGATTGACCACGTGCTCGCGCCGACGTTCGAGGCCGACCGCGCCGCCGAACTGCTCGTCGAGGACACCGACGCGAGCGAGGTCCTGCCGATCACGCCGATCCCCGGCCGGACGGAGGCGTGGGCGGACGAGGGGTGGGGGTACGTGGAGGTGCAGGAGCACGTGAACCTGCCGTCGCTGCGGACGGCGCTGGGTGCCGAATGA
- a CDS encoding queuosine precursor transporter, whose amino-acid sequence MSDTHPGTPTVGQVSLVALFVTALVTAQLTATKILAFGLPVSVPVAGDQLLLPGAALAYAVTFLASDCYAELYGRRAAQVVVNVAFVMNFVVLALVWSTILAPASPAGVDAGTFETVLGASTNIVLGSLLAYVVSQNWDVVAFHRLREYTDGDALWLRNVGSTASSQAIDTVIFVSVAFFVAPRLLGVGGALEPPAILSLIVGQYLLKLAIAVLDTPVVYAVVAAVRDREGSAVAPT is encoded by the coding sequence ATGAGCGACACACATCCGGGCACCCCGACCGTCGGACAGGTCTCCCTCGTGGCCCTGTTCGTCACGGCGCTGGTGACCGCACAGCTGACCGCGACCAAGATACTGGCGTTCGGCCTCCCCGTCTCCGTCCCCGTGGCGGGCGACCAACTGCTCCTGCCGGGGGCCGCGCTGGCCTACGCCGTCACGTTCCTCGCGAGCGACTGCTACGCCGAACTGTACGGCCGCCGCGCGGCGCAGGTGGTCGTCAACGTCGCGTTCGTCATGAACTTCGTCGTGCTGGCGCTGGTGTGGTCGACGATCCTCGCCCCGGCGTCGCCGGCGGGCGTCGACGCCGGCACGTTCGAGACCGTGCTGGGCGCGAGCACGAACATCGTCCTCGGGAGCCTGCTCGCCTACGTCGTCTCGCAGAACTGGGACGTGGTCGCCTTCCACCGCCTGCGGGAGTACACCGACGGCGACGCGCTGTGGCTCCGCAACGTCGGGTCGACCGCGAGCAGCCAGGCCATCGACACCGTCATCTTCGTCTCGGTCGCCTTCTTCGTCGCCCCGCGACTGCTCGGCGTCGGCGGCGCGCTGGAGCCACCGGCGATACTCTCCCTCATCGTCGGTCAGTACCTGCTGAAACTCGCCATCGCCGTGCTCGACACGCCGGTGGTGTACGCCGTCGTGGCCGCCGTCCGCGACCGCGAGGGGAGCGCCGTCGCCCCGACCTGA
- a CDS encoding AAA family ATPase produces the protein MSESPTRSVDEAAAECSAILDAVHEAVIADRQFPRTVLLGVLARGHVLLEDVPGTGKTLTARSMAEALGLSFNRIQFTPDLLPSDITGTHVYDETDGTFEFNEGPVFANVVLADEINRAPPKTQAALLEAMEEGQVTVDGDTHVLPDPFFVIATQNPVEQEGTFELPEAQRDRFVVKTEMGYPGRGGELQLLKRRANRSEQSPAVEQVIEGADVADLQAVPETVSVDDAIRGYIVDLCRETRSDPRVEVGVSPRGVQRLFEAARANAVIAGRDFVAPDDVQGVAQPVLAHRLVLTTEASVNGVEKSAVVADVLNRVAVPAMATE, from the coding sequence ATGAGCGAGTCCCCGACACGCAGCGTCGACGAGGCCGCCGCCGAGTGCTCGGCGATCCTCGACGCGGTCCACGAGGCCGTCATCGCCGACAGACAGTTCCCCCGTACCGTCCTCCTGGGGGTGCTCGCCCGCGGCCACGTCCTGCTGGAGGACGTGCCGGGCACCGGGAAGACCCTCACCGCCCGGTCGATGGCCGAGGCGCTCGGCCTCTCCTTTAACCGCATCCAGTTCACGCCGGACCTCCTGCCCTCCGACATCACCGGCACCCACGTGTACGACGAGACGGACGGCACCTTCGAGTTCAACGAGGGGCCGGTGTTCGCGAACGTCGTGCTGGCCGACGAGATAAACCGCGCGCCGCCGAAGACCCAGGCCGCCCTGCTGGAGGCCATGGAGGAAGGGCAGGTCACCGTCGACGGCGACACCCACGTCCTGCCCGACCCCTTCTTCGTGATCGCCACCCAGAACCCCGTCGAGCAGGAGGGCACGTTCGAACTGCCCGAGGCCCAGCGGGACCGCTTCGTCGTGAAGACGGAGATGGGGTATCCGGGCCGGGGCGGCGAACTCCAGTTGCTCAAGCGCCGCGCGAACCGCAGCGAGCAGTCCCCGGCCGTGGAGCAGGTGATCGAGGGGGCCGACGTGGCGGACCTGCAGGCGGTCCCGGAGACGGTGAGCGTCGACGACGCGATCCGCGGCTACATCGTCGACCTCTGCCGGGAGACGCGGTCGGACCCCCGGGTCGAGGTCGGCGTCTCCCCGCGGGGCGTCCAGCGGCTGTTCGAGGCCGCGCGGGCCAACGCCGTCATCGCCGGCCGGGACTTCGTCGCGCCCGACGACGTACAGGGCGTCGCCCAGCCGGTGCTGGCCCACCGCCTCGTGCTCACCACCGAGGCGTCGGTCAACGGCGTCGAGAAAAGCGCCGTCGTCGCCGACGTGCTGAACCGCGTCGCGGTGCCGGCGATGGCGACCGAGTGA